The Denticeps clupeoides chromosome 1, fDenClu1.1, whole genome shotgun sequence genome segment GTGCATGCGTTTTCAGTGCATTTTGGAAATACGGGCACAACTGGAAATGCATGCCGTACGAAAAGATGCATCATATTACTCAGGTGATGCACTAATAgcaaaacaaatatttgttGGGTTTACAGAATGGAGAATGTGAgggtgacgtgattgtcattgtgaaaccctgcagcacagcatacggtgaaacgtgtcctctgtatttaaccatcacccttggtgagcagtgggcaccatgacaggcgcccagggagcagtgcgtggggaccttgatcaaggtgacctcagtggcaccatggcggctcgggattaaaacatttatttataacgtatatagcccataatcacatgcagtacgtctcaatgggctttgacaggccctacagttgatgccccccacacttgacccttctgcgcacaaggaaaaactccttgggaaggagtgatacagagagggacgacCGTCCAGGGTAGAGTGCACCTgtaagtggtgtcagtgcagggtcgGTGATGGTTTTTCCAAGAAGAGAAAGAGGATTGCaggtccacttctttacctgTTAGGCTGCTACACCCCCcatataaaaaagtgaagtgcttgtctttgtgaaacgaaatgtgtcctctgcttttaacccatcacccttggtgagcagtgggcagccttgacaggcgcccggggagcagtgtgtgggggacggtgctttgctcagtggcaccttggcgattacgggtctgcttccttacgggctaggccaccactggtaaTCCTGCATGAGTCccaccctttaaaaaaaacttgattaCTCAACACCCATGGaatttttgaatgcatttgttctTTCATACGCACATCTTGTGTTAActtgggtggtggtagcctagcgggtaacacactcgcctatgaaccagaagacccaggttcaaatcccacttactaccattgtgaccctgagcaagacacttaaccttaagttgttccagggggggactgtccctgtaactactggttgtaagtagCTCttggtaagggcgtctgataaatgccgtaaatgtaacttgGACTGATAAAATTTTCACTCAGACCCGGTTCCGAGCTTCCTGCTGGGGTCAGTCGGCCTCCAGGATTCATCACCGGGCCTTGGGAATCTGCTTCCTCTGCCGGCCAGACGCAACGTAGGCCAGCCCAGCCCCCTGGGCACGTCCCGTTCATCCGAAACCCCCGCCTGCGCCAGTACTATCTCACTGGTGAGCGCGCTCAGAGACGTGTAGCCGTGCGTCGGTATCGACTATCTGAGCTGTTTCAGTGTGACCCACTCAGCAGTTATTGATCAGTGCGCACGTCCTAATAAGAGCAGtagacacatttttttcccattttgacAGGGATCACCTCGCTTCCTGAAAGCTCTGCTGCAGATTCGGCCGACGGAATACGGCGTAATAACAGCGACGACGACCCCGCAGTGAGTAAAGCACGACCACATGTCTTTCCTTTCCACCGCCAAGATTCGAGAATAGCCGTCTCCGTGGAAACATTGCTGTCATTGTCCGACGCCGGGCGCAGAACTCCCGAGATCTGATAGGACCGCTCAAAGGTCACTGACAACGTGCTCATGAGATCACAAAGGCGGACGAGCTGATGGATGTAAAGCGCTCCGTGTGGAGCTGGAGGCCGCTGCGGAAGAGGACTCTGGTAATCACTGCTTTtctttaaaagtaataaaacgaACCGACGTCGACAAGCCGTAACAGTGTAAGCGCGAGCAGCAGGCCGATCACCGATGCCGCCACTAAACGGATTCCTTATATTATGCTCGGAAGGCCCACGAAGGCCCACGCCTTAAACGTCTGTTACATAAGCTGGTCAATTTCTAATTCATCTAAGGGATGATTTATGGAAAACAAGAAGGTTCCGTAACCTTTACGTTGTACCAGACAACCGTTCGTAGCAGTTGGATTGCTGGATGTACATCACGGGCCCGGTAATTTCTGTGATTGTTTCAACATCTTGCAGATATGGACATTATGGACACTTTTTCAGTTGACTCATTTGAAATGCCGATTGTTTTAATGTCTGTTTATGCCATATTTGCCTGGAGTGTACATTATAATGTATATGATAATCTCATTTAGACAAAGACCAGAGTTAGTTAGTTTGATGGACTTCATTGAGATTATAAACTCATAAGACTGGTCCCACGGCATCAACTGATTTAAAGTGTAATATCAAGCAGTCGCCATCATCACAAATTGAGTATAGTGTTTGGAAGTGGGCTTTACCTGGAACCCAGCACGGTACCCGTGGTTCTGGAACAGGCTTGGCAAGGGTGGGCCGTTTAGTGTTCAACTCTCACCTCTGCCGTTTGTGGGAACAGACGCGGCACGATGACACCGTCTTCAGCGTCACCTCTCGGTTCAGAGACGTCCCCCCCGACACAGGCGGCAGACCACCCCCCACAGCCTGGCAACAGGTTAGAACTGTTTAATTTATGTCTCGCTTGAAGTAACACTGAACATCAGTCAGGTCCGTTAttatattgggacatcgacggAATTCTAATACTTTTGGCTGTATACGCCACCACAAATGGATTGGAAActaacaagatgtgctttaaccgCAAACTTTCAGCTTTAATTTGAGGTGGACAGTGTAGGAACTACAACAGTTTGTACATGTGCCTCCCACTTTTTAAGGGACCAAAGGTAATGGGACAAATTAAAAATCAGTCTGTTAAAAATGATCGATTACTATTATGTCGGTGCATGAACAAGTGAAATCATGCAGCTCAGTAGTGATTCAGCCTCAGTTCCACTGGGGTCTACAAATCCTTGTTTTTCCCCAATTTCCCTCACAAGGAAATTCCGGCCTTAACAGAAGCGACTGGGTAATTGAAGCCTAGTGAATACGTATTTGTTCTCTAAACTCTTCGATTCTATAATGAatgatataattgtataaatcaCTCACACATGCAGCTTTCAGACACAGTTGattgcacacatacacacacacacgcatctgCATCTGCTTTTCAGTTTCTGTTCAGGGTTTCTGCAGAGGAAGGGTGTATTCCCAGTTCCAGCCACAGTCTTTTCGAAGAACATTTGCATTGCCAGTCAGCCCACTGTTCACGTGACCTCCACAGGGCAGATGCTGTTGAGCGAGAAAGAGGATGTAGcagcgtctttttttttttttttttttgctgatcgTGATGTTCTCCCGTTCCTCACATGTGCAGCCACTGCGTGTTCCTGAGAGTTCAACTCTGACCTCTGGATTTCCAGCACGAGCGTCCCACACTGACCCTGGACTGGGACGAGATCCATCTGCTGCTGCCGGCTGCACGGCCGCCCTCATCTCCCCGTCCACCGAGTCTGAGTATGACCAGCTTCTGGTAAGAGGCTCTGGAAAGTTCCAGATCAGCTCTGATGTGTCGTGCATGAAAAATCccctcacacaaacatttttttgcttttataatcTTAGTGTCCCctgatactgtatctgaagtctcttttccaaattcagccttggtgcagaattacagcctctTTGATCcaaaatgagatttcccaggatgtgccgttttggtgtctgtagctttaaatgctaatgaggaggagagaggcgggacgaggatgagagcggcctatagaagttgaaatgatgtcatcaacaccatccaccaaccacagaCTGGAAGTCGTGTCTATTCCAATCACTGAATAACTGCAATGCTTTggacgtttggaagccatgatggtcattttaggggaggggtgggaaattctctgtgtggaaaaatcatgagaaacgggaggtaaccttttccaGATTCAAATTCCAGAtttgaccatctgagctgctgctctctgaacggtgaagcaggatggtcaaagcactctttacacctatttcTAGCTACTGCAGAACCACAGACAGGCAAGGGGATCTCGTATTAaagttaaataatctcacaatgtgacatttttatgataggggacctttaacagaCATGAGAGAAGGTGTTGCAGTGGTCAGCTGAGGCACTATGGGAAATTTGTATGATAAAACTGCACATTGTTCTCTACGATTCAACTTCCATAGGATGTGGAGGCGGTGCCGCTGCCTGATGGGAAACTGTGTCTGTTAGCCCTCCCACCTGAGTGCACGCAGGGGGATGGGCCTGCGTCCATGCAATACCTCAAGCTGTTCTGTCGCTTCATCACCGACAGGAAGGTGAGTCCGCACCCGCCCCGGTTCATATCATATCTCTGGCTTGACACTCAGCTGGTGCATGGATGTAGGTGGAGCAGTTTATTGGGGAAAGAAACCTTCTGTTGTGTCAGGGGGACTGTATCTGTAATTAGGCAAATGGAAGCCACTCTGGGATATGCAATTCTGAatcaaatcaatctttatttatatagcacgTTTTAAcaacttgtgaaagtgaagttattgtcattgtgaaacactgcagcacagcagacagtgacacaacaaaatgtgtcctctgcatttaaccatcacccttagtgggcagccatgagaggcgcctgctaggccaccactgctcaatGTGGTCAACCCTTAGGGTTTGACCACAAGGTTTGCCTTAGGGTAAACAAAAGGCAAATATAAATAACTTAAGAAttagatcaaataaataaaatttaattacaGCTTTGGCCCATTTTGACTATTTTTgaacacagaaataagacatcctagatcagaatgaatgaaatactttgttctttacatggttgaatgtgctgacaacacattATCACACAAAGATTACCGATGGAAAttaaatttatcaacccatggaggtctaaaatcattaatgttcttttttcctcGTTCATGGACACatagcaccccatattgacagaaaaattgttgacacagaattgttgacatttttgcagatttattaacgaAGGAAAACTGATCTCAcgtggtcctaagtattcagactcaTTGctgaacccaaagatcactgtggctgagctttagagatgcagtcgggagatggcagaaagttgtagaaagtgaACCATCACAGaagccctccaccagttgggGCTTTATTGTACAGTTGCCTTATTTGAAGCCTCTCCTCGGTGAACATGAAAGATGCATGGagtttggttaaaaaaaaaaaaaacacctgaaggactccaagattctctggtctgatgaggcTAAGATCAAattttttggccttaattctaagcggtataTATGGAGAAAACCAAGCACTgttcatcacctgtccaatacagtcccaacagtgaagcattgtGGTGGCAGCTTCATGCTGTGAGGGTGTtttgcagcataaaaaaaacaacataactgAGAACTGAATttgactaaatttgtatacaaaaatatcgatatttgttGTCCATGTATCGATACagtatcaccacataaaatatcccGATATATTGCAGTATGGaaattttctaacaccccttgtatatatataatattcctCACTTTCTTCGTGGCCCCAGGGCGTTGTTACCGGAATATTGGTGGTTACAAAAAACAAGATCTTCTTCGACCCGTTCAAGTCCCACCCACTGGTGATTGAGAATGGATGTGAGGAGTACCTGCTCTCCTGCACTGTGGACAACCTGCTCTCCGTCTCTTTCTACTCCGACATCTCCCACGTGCAATTTAGTGCTGCCAAACAGAGGTCAGTAAGGTGGCGTCCGAACCCTTGGAAAACTGTCAATGCAGGAAACACGCTTCTGGCCATATTTGCTAAATTCTTTAGttcaggggtgggcaaactatggCACGTGGGCCACATCCAGTCTGGTGGTCTTTTTAACCTGGCCTGCCAAAGACTGGTACAGAATTGTGACTGCCTCTGAACCCggacaaccacaaagtcccaggttcaaaccaccactgtgtccctgagcaagacacctaaccctgagttgagGAAAAACTCGAAAAAAATTTctctaggttttttttttttttttttttttttaatattactaTAAAATCAGGGATGCAGATAATCCACAAATATTGAGGTGTGTGACTTTTCCGATGCGGTAGCACAGTTCGACATTGGTTTTGGGTCACTTTCTGCTTATAGTGAATAAATGGCAACTTAAACGCAAGCAAGGACTGTACGCTAGTTACAGCACAGTTCATATTTCGATGTACGGATATGCTagttttttaatacacataatatagtgaattaaatcgattttaattttttttttattcagcccTAACCCCAGCTTTAGTGGCTGTATGAACTTGTAATCATTGTTCAGTTGGTAACGTGGTTCTCTACTCAGACTATGTGGTTTTCATATCTGATTGGTGGAGTTTATCCATTTTATACTGTGTCCCATAAAACACTTGACATTTGTCCGCTCTGCTAGGTGGAAAGGCTGGAAGAAATCCCAGAAGAGTAAATATGGCAGGAATTCAGCGAAGGCTTCAGCGAACACCCCTCCTCGTCCGAACGGGAGAGCCGTGCCAGCTTTGGTGTTGTCCACCACGACAGACCTGAGACACTGCCTGGGTCAGGGTGTCCCTGAAGCGGAGGAGGTCGGCGGGGAAAGCCAGGACATGGCTGAAATGGAGAGGCAGATGGTTGGGAGTCCGCTGGCAGAGCTGGCCGTGCACCCGACCGTGGCACTGGGCACTGTTGTCCTGAGTGGTGCTGCCACCTTCTGCTGTGGAGGACAAGAGACAGAACACAGAGAGTGGAAAACACAACAGCAACTACGCCCGAAGGATAAATTGTCAGGTAAATTGTACTTAAAATAAGATTTCCACTGGTCCTTAAAATTCTATGTGGATTTCGGAAGAGAAGATTTTGTAAATTAGAGCTAAATAGCTCATGTTCTGCTTTCTGCGTGTGTCAGAGTGCAGTGATGTCAGTTTGTGCAAGTGGTGCAAATGGTGAGAAGAAAGTTTGTCACATTCACTTGTTCACCCATCAAATTGCTTGAAAGGAatagtgttgtgttgttgtgttttggATAATGTTGATTTAGAACCAATAAGTAGGATTTCGGTTTAACCACTGTTTAATTCAAGGACATTTGAGTTAAAGAATGCAGATGAGTACAGATAAGATGGTAGAGAATCCGGGGGTTGGATAATGTTCTTATACAATGAGAATAGTGGCTTTGTATTACGTTCATTAGAGC includes the following:
- the LOC114788523 gene encoding nuclear receptor coactivator 7, which gives rise to MDHPRPKNKSRAGYFGNVKTRPGSELPAGVSRPPGFITGPWESASSAGQTQRRPAQPPGHVPFIRNPRLRQYYLTGITSLPESSAADSADGIRRNNSDDDPATRHDDTVFSVTSRFRDVPPDTGGRPPPTAWQQPLRVPESSTLTSGFPARASHTDPGLGRDPSAAAGCTAALISPSTESEYDQLLDVEAVPLPDGKLCLLALPPECTQGDGPASMQYLKLFCRFITDRKGVVTGILVVTKNKIFFDPFKSHPLVIENGCEEYLLSCTVDNLLSVSFYSDISHVQFSAAKQRWKGWKKSQKSKYGRNSAKASANTPPRPNGRAVPALVLSTTTDLRHCLGQGVPEAEEVGGESQDMAEMERQMVGSPLAELAVHPTVALGTVVLSGAATFCCGGQETEHREWKTQQQLRPKDKLSDSSRPSRLHEGMLMFVRFKHKRPPGKRKGMAALELGTQKTPPLKDSWFTMSQESSDELHAYLSRHRPDLCLTEGGEEEEGDRDEEDFVLVDDEEDNAQRDVRAGEDWELVSVEDGEGRAPSPVDKEPEGLQEILRQSLILETSHIRQLSGELPPRTVGHKWSLVYSTSRHGASLKTLYRKLSGSDSPVLIAIKDSNDQMFGCFLSHPLRPSDKFYGTGETFLFMLHPRFKCFRWTGENSFFIKGDLDSFAVGGGSGHFGLWLDETLYLGRSSPCYTFNNCCLAETDDFRVMELEVWTFH